DNA sequence from the Phragmitibacter flavus genome:
CGCCGCCGATCCCGCATCGGCCGTGGTGCTCATGATCGAATCCAAAGCCCGCGGAGCCCTTCGACACTATCACAAAAAGAAGCTCCTCCTCGTCTACTCCGCCATGCGCCATTTCGCCAACGATCTGCGTCAGGCCGGATGGACCGTCGACTACCACCTTCTCACCGACACCCCCGACTTCGAATCCGGCCTCAAACGCCACCTCGAAACCCATCACCCCACCTCCATCCAGCTCACCGAACCCAACTCCTTCATCGAAACCACCGCCCTCAAAAAACTCGCACGCAAACTCAACACCGACCTCACCCTCCTCCCCACCCAACAATTCCTCTGCCCTCGCGCCGACTTCCTCGCCTGGGCCAGCCCACGCAAACGCCTGCTCATGGAGGATCACTACCGCCGCCTGCGCAAACAAACCTGCTACCTCATGCAGAAAAATGGCGAACCCGTCGGCGGCCAGTGGAACTTCGATCACGACAATCGCAAAACCTTCTCCGACTGGCACAAAGCCGGACGCCCCACCACCCCCATCCCCGCCCTCAAACCCGACACCATCACCCGCGAAGTCGCCGCGCTCATCGACACCGAATTCGCCGACAACCCCGGCACCACCGAAAATTTCTCCCTCCCCGTCGACCGCCACCACGCTCTGAAGTGGCTCGACAACTTCATCACCCACCGCCTCCCCACCTTCGGCGACTACGAAGACCTCATGGTCAGCACCGAACCCGTCCTCTTCCACTCCCTCATCTCCCCCCTCATCAACCTCGGCCTCCTCACCCCCCAGGAATGCGCCGAAAAAGCCATCACCGCTTATGAAAACGGCCACGCCCCCCTCCCCGCCGTCGAAGGTTTCGTCCGCCAGATCATCGGCTGGCGCGAATACATCAACGGCATCTACTGGCTGCGCGGACCAGACTACGCCAAAGAAAACGCCCTCCACGCCCACCGCCCCCTCCCCGACTGGTTCTACCACGGCAACGTCCCCATGAGCTGCCTCAACCACGTCCTCCATCAAGTCATCGACACCGGCTGGAACCACCACATCCAGCGCCTCATGATCCTCGGCAACTTCTGCCTCCTCGCAGGAATCCGCCCCGACCAAACCCTGCGTTGGTTCACCGAAATGTATGTCGACGCCAACGAATGGGTCATGGCCGCCAATGTCGTCGGCATGATCTGCCACGCCGATGGCGGACTCATCACCACCAAACCCTACGCCGCAGGCTCTGCTTACATCAACCGCATGAGCGATTATTGCCCCTCCTGCCAGTTCGACCCCAAACTCAAAACCGGCCCCCAAGCCTGCCCCTTCAACTACCTCTACTGGAATTTCTACGACCAACACGCCGACCGCTTCAACAACAACCCCCGCACCAGCATGCCCGTCAAAAACTGGCTCAAACGCCCCCCAAAAGACCAGCAGGCCGTGCGCGACTCCGCCACCACCTTCCTCAAAACCTGGGTCCCTGTCCCCGAATGACCACCAAGAAAATCAAACCACCCAAAGACCCCTGGCTCCACTGGTTCAAAACCCAACGCTGGAAACCCTTCCCCTTCCAGCAACA
Encoded proteins:
- a CDS encoding cryptochrome/photolyase family protein, giving the protein MHTQTIWVLGDQLSPNNAALTAADPASAVVLMIESKARGALRHYHKKKLLLVYSAMRHFANDLRQAGWTVDYHLLTDTPDFESGLKRHLETHHPTSIQLTEPNSFIETTALKKLARKLNTDLTLLPTQQFLCPRADFLAWASPRKRLLMEDHYRRLRKQTCYLMQKNGEPVGGQWNFDHDNRKTFSDWHKAGRPTTPIPALKPDTITREVAALIDTEFADNPGTTENFSLPVDRHHALKWLDNFITHRLPTFGDYEDLMVSTEPVLFHSLISPLINLGLLTPQECAEKAITAYENGHAPLPAVEGFVRQIIGWREYINGIYWLRGPDYAKENALHAHRPLPDWFYHGNVPMSCLNHVLHQVIDTGWNHHIQRLMILGNFCLLAGIRPDQTLRWFTEMYVDANEWVMAANVVGMICHADGGLITTKPYAAGSAYINRMSDYCPSCQFDPKLKTGPQACPFNYLYWNFYDQHADRFNNNPRTSMPVKNWLKRPPKDQQAVRDSATTFLKTWVPVPE